The following coding sequences are from one Bradyrhizobium sp. 200 window:
- a CDS encoding aldo/keto reductase: MENRKLGSTGPIVSTIGLGCMGMSDFYGPADRSESIATIHAALDAGITLLDTGDFYGMGHNEMLIREALSGRNRDNLQISVKFGGLRDPAMGFIGIDCRPAAVKNFLAYSLQRLGVETIDIYRPARLDPSVPIEETVGAIADMVKAGYVKHIGLSEVGSDTIRRAHRVHPIIDLQIEYSLIARGIENGILNTCRELGIGITAYGVLSRGLISGHWSKDRSAARDFRLVSPRFQGSNLDANLALVESLRAIAGEIGATPAQVAIAWVAAQGSDIVPLVGARRRDRLAEALGALAVKLTPAHLAALAKAFPPDAAAGTRYAAEQMAHLDSEKR; this comes from the coding sequence ATGGAAAACCGCAAACTCGGCTCAACCGGCCCAATCGTCTCCACCATCGGCCTCGGCTGCATGGGCATGTCGGATTTCTACGGCCCGGCTGACCGCAGCGAGAGCATCGCCACCATCCACGCCGCGCTCGATGCAGGCATCACCCTGCTCGACACCGGCGATTTCTACGGCATGGGCCACAATGAGATGCTGATCCGCGAAGCGCTCTCGGGGCGCAATCGCGATAATCTGCAGATCAGCGTCAAGTTCGGCGGCCTGCGCGATCCCGCAATGGGCTTCATCGGCATCGACTGCCGCCCCGCCGCGGTGAAGAATTTTCTCGCCTACTCGCTGCAACGGCTCGGCGTCGAGACCATCGACATCTATCGTCCCGCGCGGCTCGACCCGTCGGTGCCGATCGAGGAAACGGTCGGCGCCATCGCCGACATGGTGAAGGCCGGATACGTCAAGCACATCGGACTGTCGGAAGTCGGCTCGGACACCATTCGCCGGGCGCACCGTGTGCACCCGATCATCGATCTGCAGATCGAGTATTCGCTGATCGCGCGCGGGATCGAGAACGGCATTTTGAACACCTGCCGCGAGCTCGGCATCGGCATCACCGCCTATGGCGTGCTGTCGCGCGGCCTGATCAGCGGGCATTGGTCGAAGGACCGCTCAGCGGCGCGGGATTTCCGCCTCGTGAGCCCGCGCTTCCAGGGCAGCAACCTCGACGCAAATCTGGCCCTGGTCGAATCCTTGCGCGCCATCGCCGGTGAAATCGGTGCAACGCCGGCACAGGTCGCGATCGCCTGGGTCGCCGCGCAGGGCAGCGACATCGTACCGCTGGTCGGGGCGCGGCGACGCGATCGGCTGGCGGAGGCGCTCGGCGCACTCGCCGTCAAATTGACGCCGGCGCATCTGGCAGCGCTTGCCAAGGCATTTCCGCCGGACGCCGCCGCCGGCACGCGCTACGCCGCCGAGCAGATGGCGCATCTCGACAGCGAGAAGCGGTGA
- the moeB gene encoding molybdopterin-synthase adenylyltransferase MoeB, protein MLTADELERYARHIVLREVGGPGQTALKEASVLVIGAGGLGAPVLMYLAAAGIGTLGAVDDDIVSLSNLQRQIIHTTPDIGRRKVDSAAEVIHALNPHVHFEAHAVRLNAKNVMSLIGGYDLVLDGSDNFETRYLVSDACFFAGKPLITAALGMFDGSLTTIRAHERNEQGEFNPTYRCLFPEPPPPGTVPACAEAGVMGALAGMLGSMMALEAIREIVGFGESLVGRLVMVDARAMRFETLRYARDPANPLNGDSPTVTDLSGYAA, encoded by the coding sequence ATGCTGACGGCCGACGAACTCGAACGCTACGCCCGCCATATCGTGCTGCGCGAAGTCGGCGGGCCGGGGCAGACCGCGCTCAAGGAGGCGTCGGTGCTGGTGATCGGCGCCGGCGGGCTCGGCGCGCCGGTCCTGATGTATCTGGCCGCCGCCGGCATCGGTACGCTCGGCGCGGTCGATGACGACATCGTCTCGCTGTCCAACCTGCAGCGGCAGATCATCCACACCACGCCGGATATCGGACGGCGCAAGGTCGACAGCGCCGCCGAAGTGATTCACGCGCTCAATCCCCATGTTCACTTCGAGGCGCATGCGGTGCGTCTCAATGCAAAGAATGTGATGTCACTGATCGGCGGCTACGATCTCGTGCTCGACGGCTCCGATAATTTCGAAACCCGCTATCTGGTTTCCGATGCCTGCTTCTTTGCCGGAAAGCCGCTGATCACGGCGGCGCTGGGGATGTTCGACGGATCGCTGACCACGATCCGCGCCCATGAGCGCAACGAGCAGGGCGAGTTCAATCCGACCTATCGCTGCCTGTTTCCCGAACCGCCGCCGCCCGGCACCGTGCCGGCCTGCGCCGAAGCCGGCGTCATGGGCGCGCTGGCGGGCATGCTGGGCTCGATGATGGCGCTGGAGGCGATCCGCGAAATCGTCGGCTTCGGCGAGAGCCTGGTCGGACGGCTGGTGATGGTGGACGCGCGCGCCATGCGGTTTGAAACCCTGCGCTACGCGCGCGACCCGGCCAACCCGCTCAACGGCGATTCGCCCACGGTCACTGATTTGAGCGGCTACGCGGCGTAG
- a CDS encoding serine protease — MRSVLSATLMIAALGFAASRAQAQMTPPSTAGTKAKPVTTLPIRPALQKPEDTAKALGQAERLALQSDLAWVGQYNGAITGDVSERMVTAIKEFQKSRGGKQTGVLNPQERGILADTARRKQESVGWKIQTDPGTGVRLGIPTKLVPQQASDANGTKWTSPTGTIQIQLARRKEAGPVTAKLAEREKKEPGRSIDYTVVKPDFFVLSGLQGLKKFYMRGTFKGDEVRILTILYDQATENTVEPVVIAMSSAFNAFPAPAQMAGPPPRKTVEYGTGVIVGDDGAIIADRQITDGCLTVAIAGFGNADRVAEDKEHDLALLRIYGARGLKALDLAQAATKTALDLTGIADPQNQGGAAAVSTIKASVTQVGGSRDVVLSPAPALGFSGAAALDGDGKFAGIALLKPVQLAGPTDGVPAAQAVLATADTVRDFLKANGVNASGESSDAKASVVRVICVRK, encoded by the coding sequence ATGAGATCGGTGCTTTCGGCAACATTGATGATCGCGGCCTTAGGTTTTGCGGCCTCGCGGGCCCAGGCGCAGATGACGCCGCCATCCACGGCAGGAACCAAGGCGAAACCGGTGACGACGCTGCCGATCCGTCCCGCGCTGCAGAAGCCGGAGGACACGGCCAAGGCATTGGGGCAGGCCGAGCGGCTGGCGCTGCAGTCGGACCTTGCCTGGGTCGGGCAATATAACGGCGCCATCACGGGCGACGTCAGCGAGCGCATGGTCACTGCCATCAAGGAATTCCAGAAATCCCGCGGCGGCAAACAGACCGGCGTGCTCAATCCGCAGGAGCGCGGCATCCTGGCCGACACCGCCAGGCGAAAGCAGGAGAGCGTCGGCTGGAAGATCCAGACCGATCCCGGCACCGGCGTGCGGCTGGGTATCCCCACCAAACTGGTGCCACAGCAGGCCAGCGACGCCAACGGCACCAAATGGACCTCGCCTACCGGCACGATCCAGATTCAACTGGCGCGGCGCAAGGAAGCCGGTCCCGTCACGGCAAAGCTCGCCGAGCGCGAGAAGAAGGAGCCGGGGCGCAGCATCGACTACACTGTGGTCAAGCCGGACTTTTTTGTGCTGTCCGGCCTGCAGGGCCTGAAGAAATTCTATATGCGCGGCACGTTCAAGGGCGACGAAGTCCGCATCCTCACCATCCTCTACGATCAGGCGACCGAGAATACGGTTGAGCCGGTCGTGATCGCGATGTCGAGCGCGTTCAATGCGTTTCCTGCGCCTGCGCAAATGGCTGGGCCGCCCCCGCGCAAGACCGTGGAATACGGTACCGGTGTCATCGTCGGCGACGACGGCGCGATCATCGCCGACCGCCAGATCACCGACGGCTGCCTTACGGTCGCGATCGCAGGGTTTGGCAATGCCGATCGCGTCGCCGAGGACAAGGAGCACGACCTCGCGCTGCTGCGCATCTATGGCGCGCGCGGGCTGAAAGCGCTCGATCTCGCTCAAGCCGCCACCAAGACGGCGCTCGACCTCACCGGCATTGCGGATCCGCAGAACCAGGGCGGAGCTGCAGCCGTGAGCACCATCAAGGCGTCGGTGACCCAGGTCGGCGGCTCCCGCGATGTCGTGCTGTCGCCTGCCCCGGCGCTCGGTTTCTCCGGCGCCGCTGCGCTCGACGGCGACGGCAAGTTCGCCGGCATCGCGCTGCTGAAGCCGGTTCAATTGGCCGGACCCACCGATGGCGTGCCCGCGGCGCAGGCTGTGCTGGCGACGGCCGACACCGTGCGCGATTTCCTCAAGGCCAATGGCGTCAACGCATCAGGCGAATCGTCGGACGCCAAGGCGTCCGTGGTCCGCGTGATCTGCGTGCGGAAGTAG
- the ggt gene encoding gamma-glutamyltransferase → MTGHWRDRAATGFQCQKQPATGSRGMVVSNHPLASSAGAEMLAAGGNAIDAAIATLFALTVVEPMMVGIIGGGMAHIRLADGSHRFVDGQSTVPLAVRPDTYTSKPGSAHDVFDTTGDENLNGPKAVAVPGSLKAWCETLRKFGTMSLADVMQPAIKYASRGYAATPYLHECISDSAREMLKDKPISAIYLPSGTPLKTGERVVQSEYAETLTYIAQHGEAALYHGPLGDILVDYMKKNGGFIAREDLTTYKTVERQPIRADYRGWQILGPPPPAASGVHIAQMLNILEGYDIAKLGFGSAATIHYLAEVLKIAFADRAAASGDPDFINVPVERLTSKAYAGERRRAIDPDRAQSWAAGVAQLESAHTTHMTAADAFGNVVATTQTINNLFGAKILIPGLGTIPNNYMNLYDPRPGHALSLAPGKRVTTSMSPVMALRDGRLVYALGLPGGKRIFPSAMQALINLVDHGMSLQEAVEAPRVWTEGNALEVELAVPESIRAKLTSMGHKVQVMPTVAGGMNAIEFHDDGRMSGAACWRADGTPIGIAGGLARAGVRFTPS, encoded by the coding sequence ATGACGGGTCATTGGCGGGACCGCGCAGCCACCGGTTTTCAATGCCAGAAGCAGCCGGCGACCGGGAGCCGCGGCATGGTGGTCAGCAATCATCCGCTGGCATCGAGCGCGGGCGCGGAAATGCTGGCGGCCGGCGGCAATGCCATCGATGCGGCGATTGCGACCCTGTTTGCGCTGACGGTGGTCGAACCGATGATGGTCGGCATCATCGGCGGCGGCATGGCCCATATCCGGCTGGCCGACGGCAGCCATCGCTTCGTCGACGGACAAAGCACCGTGCCGCTGGCGGTCAGGCCCGATACCTACACATCGAAACCCGGCTCGGCGCATGACGTGTTCGATACAACAGGCGACGAGAACCTGAACGGGCCGAAAGCGGTGGCGGTGCCGGGCTCGCTGAAAGCCTGGTGCGAGACGCTGCGCAAGTTCGGCACCATGAGCCTTGCCGACGTCATGCAGCCCGCGATCAAATATGCCTCGCGCGGCTATGCGGCGACGCCGTATCTTCATGAATGCATTTCCGACAGCGCCCGGGAGATGCTGAAGGACAAGCCGATCTCGGCGATCTATCTGCCGAGCGGCACGCCGCTGAAAACCGGCGAGCGCGTGGTGCAGTCGGAATATGCGGAGACGCTGACCTATATCGCGCAGCACGGCGAGGCGGCGCTGTATCACGGCCCGCTCGGCGACATTCTCGTCGATTACATGAAGAAGAACGGCGGCTTCATCGCCCGCGAGGATCTGACGACCTACAAGACCGTCGAGCGCCAGCCGATCCGCGCCGATTATCGCGGCTGGCAAATTCTGGGGCCGCCGCCGCCCGCGGCCTCCGGCGTGCACATCGCGCAAATGCTCAACATCCTCGAGGGCTACGATATCGCCAAGCTCGGTTTCGGCTCCGCCGCCACGATCCATTATCTAGCGGAAGTGCTCAAGATCGCCTTCGCCGACCGCGCCGCCGCCAGCGGCGATCCCGACTTCATCAACGTGCCGGTCGAGCGCCTGACCTCGAAGGCCTATGCCGGCGAACGCCGCCGCGCGATCGATCCAGACCGTGCGCAAAGCTGGGCAGCCGGCGTGGCGCAGCTCGAAAGCGCACACACCACCCACATGACGGCGGCGGATGCGTTCGGCAACGTGGTCGCAACCACGCAGACCATCAACAATCTGTTCGGCGCAAAAATTCTGATTCCCGGCCTCGGCACCATCCCGAACAATTACATGAACCTCTACGATCCCCGTCCCGGCCATGCGCTGTCGCTGGCGCCGGGCAAGCGCGTCACCACCTCGATGTCACCTGTCATGGCGCTGCGCGACGGCAGGCTCGTCTACGCGCTCGGCCTGCCCGGGGGAAAACGGATCTTCCCGAGTGCGATGCAGGCGTTGATCAACCTGGTCGACCACGGCATGAGCCTGCAGGAGGCGGTCGAAGCGCCGCGGGTGTGGACCGAGGGCAACGCGCTCGAAGTCGAATTGGCGGTGCCGGAAAGTATTCGAGCAAAGCTGACCTCGATGGGACACAAGGTGCAGGTGATGCCGACCGTCGCGGGCGGTATGAACGCGATCGAGTTTCACGACGATGGCCGAATGTCGGGCGCGGCCTGCTGGCGCGCGGACGGCACGCCGATCGGGATCGCCGGCGGCTTGGCTCGCGCCGGCGTCAGGTTCACACCGAGTTGA
- a CDS encoding ParA family protein, which yields MQTIVLATQKGGSGKSTLAIGLALAAIRAGHNVRLIETDPQGTVSNWKRRRPYAAPIIEPIYAARELEQRLQSLAHDGVTVTIVDTAGGESAATNSAIRYSDLCLIPTRPSIADIEATAATLRVIRAWHKPFASVLNQTPIRAATRLAGAENALSNEAALDIADIVARPLVTMRNDHQDALSAGLAVCEHAPGGKSAEEVHALWQWIESRLGNAVAATGEPIIEEFVEIPAIIPKWAALPSFDTDSALFLRTPARV from the coding sequence ATGCAGACGATCGTATTGGCCACCCAGAAGGGCGGCTCGGGAAAAAGCACGCTTGCCATCGGCCTTGCACTTGCCGCCATCCGGGCCGGACATAATGTCCGGCTGATCGAGACGGACCCCCAGGGCACCGTTTCGAACTGGAAGCGCCGCCGTCCCTATGCCGCGCCGATCATCGAGCCGATCTACGCCGCCCGGGAGCTCGAACAGCGCCTGCAATCGCTCGCGCATGACGGCGTTACGGTGACGATCGTGGATACCGCCGGCGGCGAAAGCGCCGCGACCAATTCGGCCATTCGCTATTCCGACCTCTGCCTGATTCCGACGCGACCGAGCATCGCCGACATCGAGGCGACCGCCGCGACGCTCCGTGTCATCAGGGCCTGGCACAAGCCGTTCGCCTCCGTCCTGAACCAGACCCCGATCCGGGCCGCGACACGCCTCGCCGGTGCGGAAAATGCGCTGAGCAACGAGGCCGCGCTCGACATCGCCGATATCGTTGCCAGACCCCTTGTCACGATGCGCAACGATCACCAGGACGCGCTGAGCGCCGGCCTCGCCGTCTGCGAACATGCGCCGGGCGGCAAGTCCGCGGAGGAAGTGCACGCCCTCTGGCAGTGGATCGAATCGCGGCTGGGCAATGCAGTTGCGGCTACTGGAGAACCGATCATCGAGGAGTTCGTGGAAATACCCGCAATTATTCCTAAATGGGCTGCGCTCCCGTCTTTCGACACCGACAGCGCACTCTTCCTGAGAACCCCGGCTCGCGTCTGA
- a CDS encoding GNAT family N-acetyltransferase, translating to MSEITITPTLQTARLILRPLALSDAPAIQRHFNNWNIIQHLASVIPWPYPEDGAETFITRELEKVAAGEEIYNWMLVLRGGDGEAIGNIRFRPRSDDAKGNRGFWLAECYWNQGLMSEAVSAVNDFVFRTLGIESFYACNAATNVASRRVKQKTGAELVGYIELAHHSGQTLAEKWRVTRENWLRRRP from the coding sequence ATGTCAGAAATAACCATTACGCCCACGCTCCAAACCGCGCGATTGATCTTGCGGCCGCTCGCGCTGTCCGATGCGCCGGCGATCCAGCGCCATTTCAACAACTGGAACATCATCCAGCATCTCGCATCGGTTATCCCCTGGCCATATCCGGAGGACGGCGCGGAGACTTTCATCACGAGGGAGTTGGAGAAGGTCGCCGCGGGAGAAGAGATCTATAATTGGATGCTGGTGCTGCGCGGCGGTGACGGCGAGGCGATCGGGAATATTCGCTTTCGCCCGCGGTCGGACGATGCGAAGGGCAATCGGGGCTTCTGGCTCGCGGAATGCTATTGGAATCAGGGCCTGATGAGCGAAGCCGTCTCGGCGGTGAACGATTTCGTCTTCCGCACGCTCGGGATCGAGAGCTTCTACGCCTGCAATGCGGCGACCAACGTGGCGTCACGCCGGGTCAAGCAAAAGACCGGCGCCGAACTTGTCGGCTACATCGAGCTTGCCCATCACAGTGGCCAGACGCTTGCGGAAAAATGGCGCGTGACGCGGGAAAACTGGCTGCGCCGACGTCCATAG
- the mutM gene encoding bifunctional DNA-formamidopyrimidine glycosylase/DNA-(apurinic or apyrimidinic site) lyase, producing the protein MPELPEVETVRRGLQPAMEGSKILKAEARRKDLRFPFQKDFTARLEGQTVTGLGRRAKYLMADLGSGDVLLMHLGMSGSFRVLEGNGDTTPGQFHHPRSEDRTHDHVVFHMSSGAAVVFNDPRRFGYMKIIARNALEDEPLLKGLGPEPLGNEFDAAMLARSCFNKKTSLKAALLDQRVVAGLGNIYVCEALYRSHLSPRRLAATLSTKKGDPTDHAGRLVNAIHSVLNQAIKAGGSSINDHRLTSGELGYFQHSFGVYDREGEKCQTKGCGGVVRRFVQNGRSTFWCPKCQK; encoded by the coding sequence ATGCCTGAATTGCCTGAAGTTGAGACCGTCCGCCGCGGCCTGCAGCCCGCCATGGAAGGGTCGAAAATCCTCAAAGCGGAAGCCCGGCGCAAGGATTTGCGGTTTCCCTTTCAAAAAGACTTTACCGCGAGGCTGGAGGGCCAGACCGTGACCGGTCTCGGCCGCCGCGCCAAATATCTGATGGCGGATCTTGGCTCCGGCGATGTGCTGCTGATGCATCTGGGCATGTCCGGCTCGTTCCGGGTACTGGAGGGCAATGGCGACACCACGCCGGGCCAATTCCACCATCCGCGCAGCGAGGACCGCACGCACGATCACGTGGTGTTTCATATGTCATCGGGGGCTGCCGTCGTGTTCAATGACCCGCGCCGCTTCGGCTACATGAAGATCATCGCCCGAAACGCGCTGGAGGATGAGCCGCTGTTGAAAGGCCTCGGACCGGAGCCGCTCGGCAATGAATTCGACGCTGCAATGCTGGCGCGTTCGTGTTTCAACAAGAAGACCAGCCTGAAGGCTGCGCTGCTCGACCAGCGCGTCGTCGCGGGGCTCGGCAATATCTATGTCTGCGAGGCGCTGTACCGGTCGCATCTGTCGCCGCGCCGATTGGCCGCGACGCTTTCGACAAAAAAAGGCGATCCGACCGATCACGCCGGGCGGCTGGTGAACGCGATTCATTCGGTGCTGAATCAGGCGATCAAGGCCGGCGGCTCCTCGATCAACGACCATCGCCTGACCTCGGGCGAACTTGGCTATTTCCAGCACTCATTCGGGGTATATGATCGCGAGGGCGAGAAGTGCCAGACCAAGGGCTGTGGCGGTGTCGTGCGGCGCTTCGTTCAAAACGGCCGTTCGACTTTCTGGTGCCCGAAATGTCAGAAATAA
- the ubiE gene encoding bifunctional demethylmenaquinone methyltransferase/2-methoxy-6-polyprenyl-1,4-benzoquinol methylase UbiE, with product MSQPDQTTHFGFRDVPLGDKQTLVNDVFHSVASRYDLMNDLMSAGLHRAWKDIMINALNPPKGDAPFALLDVAGGTGDIAFRAAGTAGAGFHATVCDINSDMLEVGRTRALARHLDHQVSFVEGNAEALAFGDRSFDAYTIAFGIRNVPRIDAALREAYRVLRPGSRFLCLEFSTVDVPGLDRLYDFFSFNVIPPLGRAVTGDAESYQYLVESIRKFPRPNAFAEMIRDAGFARVKWESLSGGIVALHSGWRL from the coding sequence ATGAGCCAGCCGGATCAAACCACCCATTTTGGCTTCAGGGACGTGCCCCTGGGGGACAAGCAGACGCTGGTGAACGACGTATTTCACAGTGTGGCCTCCCGCTACGACCTGATGAACGATCTGATGTCGGCGGGCCTGCACCGGGCCTGGAAGGACATCATGATCAATGCGCTGAACCCGCCGAAGGGTGACGCGCCGTTTGCACTGCTCGACGTCGCCGGCGGCACCGGCGATATCGCCTTCCGCGCGGCCGGGACGGCAGGCGCTGGCTTTCACGCAACTGTGTGCGACATCAACTCCGACATGCTCGAGGTCGGCCGCACCCGCGCTTTGGCGCGGCATCTCGACCACCAGGTTTCCTTTGTTGAGGGCAATGCCGAGGCGCTGGCGTTTGGCGATCGCAGCTTCGATGCCTACACCATCGCGTTCGGCATCCGCAACGTGCCGCGGATCGACGCTGCGCTCCGCGAAGCCTATCGCGTACTGCGGCCCGGCAGCAGATTTTTGTGCCTGGAATTCTCCACCGTCGACGTCCCCGGGCTCGACCGGCTTTACGACTTCTTTTCGTTCAACGTCATCCCGCCGCTCGGCCGTGCCGTGACGGGCGATGCCGAGTCCTATCAGTACCTCGTCGAATCGATCCGGAAATTCCCCCGGCCCAACGCATTTGCCGAGATGATCCGCGACGCCGGATTTGCGCGGGTGAAGTGGGAAAGTCTCTCCGGCGGCATCGTGGCGTTGCATTCGGGCTGGCGTTTGTGA
- the ubiB gene encoding 2-polyprenylphenol 6-hydroxylase, with translation MISAATHIARLVRAAYVFAREGVFGVVDPSLVPPPGQLALRLARLIERPGAKSGPRLSRALTRLGPAYLKLGQFLATRPDVVGVAMARDLEALQDRLPPFSQAEAEAVIAASLERPLAKAFVSLGPAVAAASIAQVHRGEVEHDGVRKSVAVKVLRPNVASRFRRDLSDFFFVAHNAEAHSAEARRLRLIEVINTMSRSVAMEMDLRLEAAALSEMAENTSDDPDFRVPTVDWDRTTHNVLTMEWIDGIALNDHARLEQSHVDLPDLGRKVIQSFLRHALRDGFFHADMHPGNLFLDEAGRLVAVDFGIMGRLGLKERRFLAEILLGFITRDYRRVAEVHFEAGYVPGHHSVENFAQAIRAIGEPIHNRTAEEISMAKLLTLLLEVTGLFDMQTRPELILLQKTMVVVEGVARGFDPKLDIWKVADPVVREWIERNLGPLGRIQGAMTGAGELGRVAASLPAIASRAVAVLENMEKMTREGLTLSPESIAALGRAEGRKSRWRTVALWVIAATFIGILVAIRQL, from the coding sequence GTGATTTCTGCGGCGACCCACATCGCGCGGCTGGTCCGCGCCGCTTACGTGTTCGCGCGCGAGGGCGTGTTCGGCGTTGTCGATCCAAGCCTGGTGCCGCCGCCTGGACAACTCGCGCTGCGTCTGGCACGGCTGATCGAACGCCCCGGCGCCAAATCCGGTCCGCGGCTGTCGCGCGCGCTGACGCGGCTCGGCCCCGCCTACCTCAAGCTCGGCCAGTTTCTGGCGACCCGGCCCGACGTGGTCGGAGTCGCGATGGCGCGCGATCTGGAAGCCCTGCAGGACCGGTTGCCGCCGTTTTCGCAAGCCGAAGCCGAGGCCGTAATCGCAGCGTCGCTGGAACGCCCTCTGGCTAAAGCGTTTGTCAGCCTCGGCCCGGCGGTCGCCGCCGCCTCGATTGCCCAGGTGCATCGCGGCGAGGTGGAGCACGACGGCGTACGCAAATCGGTCGCGGTGAAAGTGCTCCGGCCCAATGTCGCATCGCGCTTTCGACGCGATCTCTCCGACTTCTTCTTCGTCGCGCACAACGCCGAGGCGCATTCGGCCGAAGCGCGGCGGCTGCGGCTGATCGAGGTCATCAATACGATGTCGCGCTCGGTCGCGATGGAGATGGACCTGCGGCTCGAAGCGGCGGCGCTGTCGGAGATGGCGGAGAACACAAGCGACGACCCGGATTTCCGCGTGCCGACCGTCGACTGGGACCGCACCACCCACAACGTGTTGACGATGGAGTGGATCGACGGCATCGCGCTGAACGACCACGCGCGCCTCGAGCAATCGCATGTCGACCTGCCCGATCTCGGCCGCAAGGTGATCCAGAGCTTTCTGCGCCACGCGCTGCGCGACGGCTTCTTCCATGCCGACATGCATCCCGGCAATCTGTTTCTCGACGAGGCCGGCCGGCTGGTAGCGGTCGATTTCGGCATCATGGGCCGGCTCGGCCTGAAGGAACGGCGCTTCCTTGCGGAGATTCTGCTGGGCTTCATCACGCGCGACTACCGCCGCGTCGCCGAGGTGCATTTCGAGGCCGGCTACGTGCCGGGCCATCACTCGGTCGAGAATTTCGCGCAAGCCATCCGCGCCATCGGCGAACCGATCCATAATCGCACCGCCGAAGAAATCTCGATGGCCAAGCTCTTGACCCTGCTGCTCGAGGTCACCGGACTGTTCGACATGCAGACCCGGCCCGAGTTGATCTTGCTGCAGAAAACCATGGTGGTGGTCGAAGGGGTCGCGCGCGGTTTCGATCCGAAGCTGGATATCTGGAAGGTCGCCGATCCCGTGGTGCGCGAATGGATCGAGCGCAATCTCGGCCCGCTCGGGCGAATTCAGGGCGCGATGACCGGCGCGGGCGAACTCGGCCGCGTGGCGGCGAGCTTGCCTGCGATCGCCTCGCGGGCGGTTGCCGTGCTCGAGAACATGGAGAAGATGACCCGGGAAGGCCTGACGCTGTCGCCGGAGTCGATTGCCGCCTTGGGCCGCGCTGAAGGCCGCAAGAGCCGCTGGCGGACGGTGGCGCTCTGGGTCATCGCGGCGACCTTCATCGGGATTCTGGTCGCCATCCGCCAGTTGTGA